One window from the genome of Bdellovibrio sp. NC01 encodes:
- a CDS encoding ABC transporter ATP-binding protein yields MMSSAVAIQIKNLAKDFKGAGSKKSVFVDLNLEVAEGSFTTILGPSGCGKSTLLRLIAGLETPSSGTIQTESKNLSVVFQEANLLPWKTVLENILLPFELLKSQEDTSSLKQKALEALKKVKLEAASELFPHQLSGGMKMRVALARALVTKPKLLLLDEPFSSLDEITRFDLQQQLRELWESENLTIVFVTHSLQEATFLSERVIMLNSPSGIVFDQTLSLPKKRTLELRTSEPFNLVLKTLTAEFHQ; encoded by the coding sequence ATGATGTCTTCTGCGGTTGCGATTCAAATCAAAAATCTTGCGAAAGACTTTAAAGGAGCTGGTTCAAAAAAATCAGTTTTTGTAGATTTGAATCTTGAGGTCGCAGAAGGATCTTTCACAACTATCCTTGGACCTTCGGGCTGTGGCAAATCGACTCTTTTAAGATTGATTGCGGGACTAGAAACTCCTTCAAGTGGCACAATTCAAACGGAATCCAAGAACTTATCGGTGGTCTTTCAAGAAGCAAATCTACTTCCTTGGAAAACTGTCTTAGAAAATATTCTGTTACCTTTTGAATTATTAAAATCTCAAGAAGACACTTCGAGCTTAAAACAAAAAGCCTTGGAAGCATTGAAGAAAGTAAAACTTGAAGCAGCTTCTGAACTATTTCCGCACCAACTTTCCGGGGGCATGAAAATGCGTGTCGCCTTAGCGCGCGCCTTAGTTACAAAACCAAAGTTGTTGTTACTAGACGAACCTTTTTCTTCGCTTGATGAAATCACACGCTTTGATTTGCAACAACAACTACGCGAATTGTGGGAATCAGAAAACCTGACAATCGTATTTGTGACTCACTCACTTCAAGAGGCCACGTTTCTTTCAGAACGAGTTATTATGTTAAACTCGCCAAGCGGAATAGTATTCGATCAAACCTTATCTCTTCCCAAAAAAAGAACGCTTGAACTAAGAACTTCTGAACCATTCAATCTAGTTTTAAAAACGTTAACGGCGGAGTTTCACCAATGA
- the glyA gene encoding serine hydroxymethyltransferase, which yields MHSTSSTLAQIDPEVSAAIAKESERQQFGLEMIASENYTSKAVMEAQGSILTNKYAEGYPGKRYYGGCVNVDTVESLAIERAKKLFAMQYANVQPHSGSQANMGVYLAACKAGDTILGMDLSHGGHLTHGSPVNFSGMLFKAASYKLDPETGRINYDTIRAVAKEVQPKLLIAGYSAYPRTLDFAKFKEIADEVGAQLLVDMAHFAGLVATGHHPSPAEYADYVTTTTHKTLRGPRGGMILTNSEEKAKIMNSRIFPGIQGGPLEHVIAGKAVAFKEALQPEFKKYSEMVIQNAKALADEMLSQGFKLVTGGTDNHLILVDLSDREITGKLAENSLDEAGITVNKNTVPNEKRSPFVTSGVRIGTPALTTRGMGPAEMKQIAKWISQVLNNAEDASVKNRVHEEVKQLCKQFPIY from the coding sequence ATGCATTCGACATCATCAACTTTAGCACAAATCGATCCCGAAGTTTCCGCAGCCATTGCCAAAGAATCTGAACGTCAACAGTTCGGTTTGGAAATGATCGCTTCTGAAAACTACACTTCTAAAGCTGTGATGGAAGCACAAGGTTCTATCCTGACAAACAAATACGCTGAAGGTTATCCCGGCAAACGCTATTACGGCGGTTGCGTGAATGTCGACACTGTCGAAAGTCTTGCGATTGAACGTGCGAAGAAACTATTCGCCATGCAATACGCAAACGTGCAACCGCACTCTGGTTCACAAGCGAACATGGGTGTTTACTTAGCGGCTTGCAAAGCGGGCGACACGATCTTAGGTATGGATTTGTCTCACGGTGGGCACTTGACTCACGGTTCACCAGTGAATTTCAGCGGTATGCTTTTCAAAGCGGCTTCTTACAAACTAGATCCTGAAACGGGTCGTATTAACTACGATACAATTCGTGCTGTTGCGAAAGAAGTTCAGCCGAAACTTTTGATCGCGGGTTATTCGGCGTACCCTCGTACTTTGGATTTTGCGAAGTTTAAAGAAATCGCAGATGAAGTTGGTGCGCAATTACTTGTCGACATGGCTCACTTTGCAGGATTGGTCGCAACAGGTCACCACCCGTCTCCGGCTGAATACGCTGATTATGTCACAACGACGACTCACAAAACTTTACGTGGTCCGCGTGGTGGTATGATTCTGACGAACTCAGAAGAAAAAGCGAAGATCATGAATTCAAGAATCTTCCCTGGCATTCAAGGTGGGCCTCTTGAACATGTGATTGCTGGTAAAGCAGTTGCCTTTAAAGAAGCTCTACAACCTGAATTCAAAAAATACAGCGAAATGGTCATTCAAAATGCGAAAGCGTTGGCTGACGAAATGCTGTCGCAAGGTTTCAAACTTGTGACAGGTGGCACAGACAACCACTTGATCCTTGTTGATTTAAGTGATCGCGAGATCACAGGTAAGCTCGCTGAAAACTCTTTGGATGAAGCCGGCATCACTGTGAATAAAAACACGGTACCAAATGAAAAACGTTCGCCGTTTGTGACAAGTGGCGTGCGTATTGGAACTCCTGCTTTAACAACTCGTGGAATGGGTCCGGCAGAGATGAAGCAAATCGCGAAATGGATCTCGCAAGTATTGAACAATGCTGAAGATGCTTCGGTGAAAAATCGCGTGCATGAAGAAGTAAAACAACTCTGCAAGCAGTTCCCTATCTACTAA
- a CDS encoding tyrosine-type recombinase/integrase — MRKILTDFQDKDPRNCLIMWVALRTGARAQEVLNLQKADLNSYDESIFIRGLKNSNDREIPIHSDIFARLHRFAEQQSGTKLFDISYNRLYQVWEMYRPVPKKFHSLRHTFAIELYQKTKDLRLVQVALGHRNIANTMVYADYVYSQQELRKLIL; from the coding sequence TTGCGAAAAATTCTCACGGATTTCCAAGACAAGGATCCACGCAATTGTTTGATTATGTGGGTGGCTTTGCGAACAGGCGCCCGCGCTCAAGAGGTTTTAAACCTTCAAAAAGCTGATCTGAATTCATATGACGAAAGCATTTTTATCCGGGGTTTGAAGAACTCGAACGACCGCGAGATCCCGATCCATTCCGACATTTTCGCGCGCCTTCATCGTTTTGCAGAGCAGCAATCAGGAACCAAGCTTTTCGATATTTCCTACAACCGTCTTTACCAGGTCTGGGAGATGTATCGTCCGGTCCCTAAAAAATTCCATTCTTTAAGACATACTTTTGCGATTGAGCTGTATCAGAAGACGAAAGATTTGCGCCTGGTTCAGGTGGCTCTGGGGCATCGAAACATCGCCAATACCATGGTTTATGCGGATTACGTGTATTCGCAGCAGGAATTGCGCAAACTGATTCTTTAA
- the rpmF gene encoding 50S ribosomal protein L32, whose protein sequence is MPTPKKKTSRSKRDMRRSHDGLSAPAVAVEKKTGELVRPHRASKGADGALYYKGKQISAAK, encoded by the coding sequence ATGCCAACTCCTAAGAAGAAAACATCTCGTTCAAAACGTGATATGCGCCGTTCACACGACGGTTTGTCTGCTCCAGCAGTAGCTGTTGAGAAAAAAACTGGTGAACTAGTTCGCCCACACCGCGCTTCTAAAGGTGCTGATGGTGCCTTGTACTACAAAGGCAAACAAATCAGCGCAGCGAAATAA
- the acpP gene encoding acyl carrier protein, whose protein sequence is MALHPKVKDIIVEQLGVDPEKVKPEASFIDDLGADSLDIVELVMAMEEEFDLEIPDEDAEKLKTVQDVASYLEKKGKA, encoded by the coding sequence ATGGCATTGCATCCAAAAGTGAAAGACATCATCGTAGAACAACTTGGCGTAGATCCAGAGAAAGTTAAGCCTGAAGCTTCTTTCATCGACGATCTAGGTGCAGACAGCCTTGATATCGTTGAACTAGTAATGGCTATGGAAGAAGAATTCGATCTTGAAATTCCAGACGAAGACGCTGAAAAGCTTAAAACTGTTCAAGACGTTGCTTCTTACCTAGAGAAAAAAGGTAAAGCGTAG
- the fabG gene encoding 3-oxoacyl-[acyl-carrier-protein] reductase, with amino-acid sequence MSGNSLQGKKIVVTGGSRGIGAAIVKLLADEGAQIAFTYSSREEAAQQVAHTLKGEGHFYIKMDVANEQSVNEAVEHILEKWSDVDGVVNNAGITKDQLLLRMKAEDFDSVVATNLRGTFLVTKAFTKSMMKARKGSIVNITSVIGQTGNAGQANYAASKAGTVAFAKSVALELASRNVRVNNVAPGYIATEMTDVLPEEVKAKILEKVPLNKIGEGTDVAQAVRFLLSDESKYITGQTLSVNGGMFMD; translated from the coding sequence ATGAGCGGAAACTCTCTTCAAGGAAAGAAAATCGTTGTCACTGGCGGCAGCCGCGGAATCGGCGCAGCTATTGTGAAACTTCTTGCTGATGAAGGTGCACAGATCGCTTTCACTTACTCTTCTCGTGAAGAGGCAGCTCAACAAGTTGCGCACACTTTAAAGGGCGAAGGCCACTTCTATATCAAGATGGACGTTGCTAACGAACAGTCTGTAAATGAAGCGGTTGAACACATTCTTGAAAAATGGTCCGACGTTGACGGCGTTGTTAATAATGCTGGTATCACAAAAGACCAACTTCTTTTGCGCATGAAAGCGGAAGACTTCGACAGCGTTGTTGCTACAAATCTTCGTGGCACATTCCTGGTTACGAAAGCTTTCACGAAATCGATGATGAAAGCGCGCAAAGGCTCTATCGTAAATATCACATCGGTGATTGGCCAGACAGGTAATGCGGGTCAAGCAAACTATGCAGCTTCTAAGGCTGGCACAGTGGCTTTCGCAAAATCTGTGGCTTTGGAATTGGCTTCTAGAAATGTGCGCGTGAATAACGTAGCACCTGGTTATATCGCGACTGAAATGACAGACGTGTTGCCAGAAGAAGTAAAAGCAAAAATCCTTGAAAAAGTACCTTTGAATAAAATTGGCGAAGGTACTGATGTTGCTCAAGCAGTTCGCTTCTTACTCAGTGATGAATCTAAATATATCACTGGTCAGACACTTTCTGTGAATGGCGGCATGTTTATGGATTAG
- a CDS encoding RpiB/LacA/LacB family sugar-phosphate isomerase, with translation MQVQVGCDHAGLDLKLKVMAALPELNWKDQGTFTADSVDYPDYADKVCKEITAVELQNQKNNIVDPLQGPVMGVLICGSGQGMAIRANRYPQVRAALCWNEDIAKLSREHNNANILVLSARFTSPDLAVKMIKEFFKTPFEGGRHQRRVEKLSANTGC, from the coding sequence ATGCAAGTTCAAGTCGGATGTGATCACGCAGGCTTAGATCTTAAACTGAAAGTGATGGCTGCATTGCCAGAGCTAAATTGGAAAGATCAGGGCACTTTTACTGCGGATTCTGTCGACTATCCGGACTATGCTGACAAAGTCTGCAAAGAAATCACAGCCGTTGAATTGCAAAATCAAAAAAATAACATCGTGGATCCTTTGCAGGGTCCAGTGATGGGTGTTTTGATTTGTGGCTCTGGCCAAGGCATGGCGATTCGTGCGAATCGTTATCCGCAAGTGCGTGCGGCTCTTTGTTGGAATGAAGACATCGCAAAGCTTTCGCGTGAACACAACAACGCAAATATTTTAGTTTTGTCAGCGCGATTCACATCTCCTGATCTTGCCGTAAAAATGATTAAAGAGTTCTTTAAGACGCCATTCGAAGGCGGCCGTCACCAAAGACGTGTAGAAAAACTCTCTGCCAACACGGGTTGTTGA
- a CDS encoding TIGR02466 family protein — MIKTLFPTFVYYAPLKSNGLVQLNKEIKVEAKKFSEIDEEGQVWSAKNYKGGYTSYGSIAQLHQVSTTFELLEKDINKHVRKFVKHLEMDIDPRELKMSSCWINIMPSDVHHSMHIHPLSVISGTYYVQTPKNSSAIKFEDPRLDAFMASPPRKHDAKDHNQRFYSLQPQAGNVVLFESWLRHEVPRNDSNDERISISFNYDWV, encoded by the coding sequence ATGATTAAGACGTTGTTCCCGACATTCGTTTATTATGCTCCATTGAAGTCAAATGGACTCGTGCAGTTGAATAAAGAGATCAAAGTCGAAGCGAAGAAATTTTCTGAGATCGATGAAGAAGGTCAAGTTTGGTCGGCGAAAAACTATAAAGGTGGTTACACGTCTTATGGTTCGATCGCACAACTTCACCAAGTTTCAACGACATTCGAACTTTTAGAAAAAGACATCAACAAGCATGTTCGCAAATTCGTAAAACATCTGGAAATGGATATCGATCCGCGCGAATTAAAAATGTCTTCATGCTGGATCAACATCATGCCCAGCGACGTTCATCACAGCATGCACATACATCCGCTTTCTGTGATTAGCGGGACTTATTATGTACAAACACCGAAAAACTCTTCGGCAATTAAGTTTGAAGATCCGCGCTTGGATGCTTTCATGGCTTCACCTCCACGAAAACACGATGCCAAAGATCACAATCAAAGATTCTATTCTTTGCAGCCACAAGCTGGAAATGTAGTTTTGTTTGAAAGCTGGTTGCGCCACGAAGTTCCGCGCAACGATTCCAACGATGAACGCATTAGCATCAGTTTTAATTACGACTGGGTTTAA
- a CDS encoding beta-ketoacyl-ACP synthase III, producing the protein MAGQYRSRVAGIGSYLPEKVLTNQDLEKMVETSDQWIVERTGIERRHMAAEGEATSDLCLHASQRALKDANLTAEDIDMIIVGTVTGDRQMPSTACYLQSKLGTRNIMAFDLNAACSGFLYGVSIADQFIRTGVYKNILVVGAEVLHRFVNYKDRETCILFGDGSGAWVISRANEGDSNVIASTHMHADGDLAELLTVPGGGSIMPQSAHVIENNLQYVQMKGREIFKNAVRTMALCCKEALEHNNTTPEQIDWIVPHQANKRIIEAVADQFKFPMERVIVYLHETGNTSAASIPLAFDWAVKNGKIKRGQNILLTAFGAGLTSGSILLRY; encoded by the coding sequence ATGGCAGGACAATATCGATCTCGAGTTGCAGGGATAGGCTCGTATCTTCCAGAGAAGGTTTTGACTAATCAAGACCTTGAGAAAATGGTTGAGACGAGCGATCAGTGGATTGTTGAACGCACAGGGATCGAACGTCGCCATATGGCTGCTGAAGGCGAAGCGACATCAGACCTTTGCCTTCACGCTTCTCAAAGAGCTCTTAAAGACGCCAATCTTACTGCAGAAGACATCGATATGATTATTGTCGGCACTGTGACAGGTGACCGCCAAATGCCTTCGACTGCTTGTTATTTACAAAGCAAGCTCGGCACTCGCAATATCATGGCTTTTGACTTGAATGCGGCTTGCTCTGGATTCCTTTACGGTGTTTCAATCGCCGACCAATTCATCCGCACAGGTGTTTACAAAAACATTCTTGTTGTCGGCGCTGAAGTCCTACATCGTTTCGTAAATTATAAAGATCGTGAAACTTGCATCTTGTTTGGTGACGGTTCGGGTGCGTGGGTGATTTCTCGCGCGAACGAAGGTGACTCAAACGTTATCGCAAGCACTCACATGCATGCTGATGGCGATCTTGCAGAACTTCTGACTGTGCCAGGTGGTGGCTCTATCATGCCGCAATCTGCACATGTGATCGAAAACAACCTTCAGTACGTGCAAATGAAAGGTCGCGAGATCTTTAAAAATGCTGTGCGCACGATGGCTCTTTGCTGCAAAGAAGCTCTTGAGCACAACAATACAACTCCAGAACAAATCGACTGGATTGTTCCGCATCAAGCCAACAAGCGCATTATTGAAGCTGTGGCTGATCAATTTAAATTCCCAATGGAGCGCGTGATTGTTTACCTTCATGAAACAGGTAATACATCTGCGGCCTCTATTCCCCTAGCCTTTGACTGGGCTGTTAAGAATGGAAAAATCAAACGAGGTCAAAACATCTTGTTAACTGCATTCGGTGCAGGTTTGACTTCTGGTTCAATTCTATTGAGGTACTAA
- the fabF gene encoding beta-ketoacyl-ACP synthase II has product MNSRFERPSKIQRRVVVTGVGAVTPLGNNLEDSWAAALRGQSGIAKITKFDTTGFDVTFAGEVKGFNPDLYIEKKEQKKMDEFIHFSIAASKMAVEMAKLELTEEVKETTGVIIGVGIGGLATIEETSIKMKERGPGRISPFFIPSVITNLAAGQVSIALGLKGPNYSVTSACASGVHSIGDAVRYIREGVADVMLAGGAESTVCGLAVGGFASMRALSTRNDAPEKASRPWDKDRDGFVLGEGAAVLVIESLENAVKRGANILCEITGYGVSSDAYHMTSPAPEGAGGYAAMKMAVKDAGIKASEINYVNAHGTSTPVGDGLESFAIKKLMGDHAKDVWVSSTKSMTGHALGAAGAIESAFCVMAIRDQIVPPTINLENPSEDCDLDYVPNEARKGKINHVLNNSFGFGGTNACMIFSKYTE; this is encoded by the coding sequence ATGAACTCCCGATTCGAACGTCCCTCTAAAATTCAAAGAAGAGTCGTTGTAACTGGCGTTGGCGCAGTCACTCCCCTTGGTAATAACCTTGAGGACAGCTGGGCTGCCGCTCTTCGTGGTCAATCTGGCATCGCCAAGATCACTAAGTTTGATACAACTGGCTTCGATGTGACTTTTGCCGGTGAAGTGAAAGGTTTTAATCCTGATCTTTACATCGAAAAAAAGGAACAGAAGAAGATGGACGAGTTCATTCACTTCTCAATCGCTGCTTCTAAAATGGCGGTTGAGATGGCGAAACTAGAACTTACTGAAGAAGTAAAAGAGACAACGGGAGTTATTATTGGTGTTGGTATCGGTGGTCTTGCGACAATCGAAGAAACATCAATCAAAATGAAAGAGAGAGGACCGGGTCGTATCAGTCCTTTCTTTATTCCAAGCGTGATCACAAACTTGGCCGCGGGTCAGGTTTCGATTGCTTTGGGATTAAAAGGGCCTAACTACTCTGTGACTTCGGCTTGTGCGTCTGGTGTTCACTCTATTGGTGATGCTGTTCGCTACATTCGTGAAGGTGTTGCAGACGTTATGCTTGCAGGTGGTGCTGAATCTACGGTGTGTGGACTTGCAGTGGGCGGTTTCGCTTCTATGCGTGCTCTATCAACTCGTAATGACGCCCCTGAAAAAGCCAGCCGTCCTTGGGATAAAGACCGTGATGGTTTTGTTCTTGGTGAAGGTGCGGCAGTTCTTGTTATCGAATCTTTGGAAAATGCTGTTAAACGTGGTGCAAACATTTTGTGTGAAATCACGGGCTATGGTGTTTCTTCTGATGCTTACCACATGACGTCTCCAGCTCCAGAAGGTGCTGGTGGTTATGCAGCTATGAAAATGGCTGTGAAAGATGCTGGTATCAAAGCTTCTGAAATCAATTACGTGAACGCGCACGGCACAAGCACGCCAGTTGGTGATGGTCTTGAATCTTTCGCGATTAAAAAATTGATGGGCGATCACGCGAAAGACGTTTGGGTTTCTTCAACGAAATCTATGACAGGTCATGCGTTGGGTGCTGCAGGCGCTATTGAATCTGCTTTCTGTGTGATGGCAATTCGCGATCAAATCGTACCTCCGACAATCAACTTGGAAAATCCAAGTGAAGATTGCGACCTTGATTATGTTCCAAACGAGGCTCGTAAAGGTAAGATCAATCACGTCTTGAATAACAGCTTTGGTTTCGGTGGAACCAACGCTTGTATGATCTTCTCTAAATACACGGAATAA
- the fabD gene encoding ACP S-malonyltransferase, translated as MFTLVFPGQGSQQPGMGRFLFENFKIAQETFEEGSEALKQDMKKLCFEGSEADLALTENTQPALLLVSTATQRVLRNDFNIKVQSAAGHSIGEYAALVAADVIRFDQAMQAVRTRGQAMQSAVPVGQGGMVAVLGLEPEQVETLCAWTVKNSGFGPLSAANFNSPGQIVISGSMKAINWLKDNFKPEAIWTEAPKRAKLIPLQVSAPFHCEMMKPAEDTMRVVLTGMEFKMAAFPIVQNFHAKFETDGANLRENLIRQVSAPVRWTQSMETLKAAGHSQIIECGAGKVLQGLLKKIDSEFFKVMTTSSIEDIKTIEEFLKASSH; from the coding sequence ATGTTTACACTTGTATTTCCAGGACAAGGAAGCCAGCAACCTGGCATGGGCCGTTTTTTGTTTGAAAACTTCAAAATCGCGCAAGAAACTTTCGAAGAAGGTTCTGAAGCTTTGAAACAAGACATGAAGAAACTGTGCTTTGAAGGTTCTGAAGCAGATCTTGCTTTGACTGAAAACACACAGCCGGCGCTGTTGTTGGTTTCAACAGCAACTCAACGTGTTTTGCGCAACGACTTCAACATCAAGGTTCAATCAGCAGCGGGTCACTCTATTGGTGAATACGCAGCTCTTGTTGCTGCTGATGTGATTCGTTTTGATCAAGCGATGCAAGCGGTTCGCACTCGTGGACAAGCTATGCAATCAGCAGTTCCTGTGGGTCAAGGTGGCATGGTCGCTGTTCTTGGTTTGGAGCCAGAACAAGTTGAAACTCTGTGCGCTTGGACAGTTAAAAATTCTGGCTTCGGTCCGTTGTCTGCGGCGAACTTCAATTCACCAGGACAAATTGTTATTTCGGGTTCAATGAAAGCGATCAACTGGTTAAAAGATAATTTCAAACCGGAAGCGATCTGGACGGAAGCTCCGAAACGCGCAAAGCTTATTCCATTGCAAGTGTCTGCCCCATTCCACTGCGAAATGATGAAGCCTGCTGAAGACACAATGAGAGTTGTGTTGACTGGTATGGAATTCAAGATGGCCGCGTTCCCGATCGTTCAAAACTTCCACGCGAAGTTCGAAACGGACGGCGCAAACCTTCGCGAAAATTTGATTCGCCAAGTTTCTGCACCGGTTCGTTGGACTCAAAGCATGGAGACATTAAAAGCTGCTGGTCACTCGCAAATCATCGAGTGCGGCGCGGGTAAAGTCCTTCAAGGCCTTCTGAAAAAGATCGACAGCGAATTCTTCAAAGTTATGACAACTTCGAGCATCGAAGATATTAAAACTATTGAGGAATTTTTGAAAGCTTCGAGTCATTAA
- a CDS encoding ABC transporter permease produces the protein MKRFIPPVIFFIVICIALEILVRQGWIAQTLIPAPSQIIASFKELHSDFITALKETTLNTIAGLILSIVLGSLISFAFSLNDLLKKSILPFAIFFQTVPIIAIAPLLVIYFGFGSPTVIASSFMVSVFPIIANTLTGLENISPLQKDLFKVYHANKWQILFKLRLPNAYASIYSGIKIAIGLSLIGAVAGEFVAGGGLGAMIDSARTQQRVDIVFASLLLLSLLGLVLIGILNLINRFLLTKRPYVTGDL, from the coding sequence ATGAAACGTTTTATCCCGCCCGTAATTTTCTTTATTGTTATTTGCATCGCTCTGGAAATTTTAGTGCGTCAAGGTTGGATCGCACAGACGTTAATCCCAGCGCCATCTCAGATCATCGCAAGCTTTAAAGAATTGCATTCTGATTTCATCACGGCATTAAAAGAAACCACATTAAATACCATTGCGGGACTTATTTTAAGCATCGTCTTAGGTTCTTTGATCTCGTTTGCATTCTCTTTAAATGATCTTTTAAAGAAATCCATTCTGCCATTCGCGATCTTCTTTCAGACAGTGCCAATCATTGCGATTGCACCGTTATTGGTGATTTATTTCGGCTTTGGTTCACCCACTGTGATTGCTTCAAGCTTCATGGTTTCGGTTTTTCCGATCATTGCAAATACGCTGACGGGCCTTGAAAATATCAGTCCTTTACAAAAGGATCTCTTCAAAGTTTATCATGCAAACAAGTGGCAAATTCTGTTCAAATTACGTCTGCCAAATGCCTACGCTTCGATTTATTCAGGTATTAAGATCGCAATTGGATTGTCATTAATTGGCGCTGTAGCTGGTGAATTTGTCGCAGGTGGTGGCCTAGGCGCCATGATTGATTCAGCACGAACTCAACAACGCGTCGACATTGTCTTTGCAAGTTTACTGTTACTTTCATTGCTGGGCTTAGTACTTATCGGAATTTTAAATCTGATAAATCGTTTTTTGCTCACAAAAAGACCTTACGTCACAGGTGATTTATGA
- a CDS encoding DUF177 domain-containing protein encodes MKINLADIPEEGRSFAWNTQTGEVNAVLADLIGKTTYSTEFFIKPITSRDFELTGTIKTTLPEQCSRCGIDFAFPVNEKFHEILIPKQSQPRGGKYSKVNHVSDLPDNGPESVEYEGQHFDMGEYLHEVVALAAPFNPAGPENEDGDCSICEIPVKGRSFSYDEEMPVEKPQNPFAALKNIKIN; translated from the coding sequence ATGAAAATCAATCTTGCTGATATTCCAGAAGAAGGCCGTTCGTTTGCTTGGAACACCCAAACAGGCGAAGTAAATGCTGTTTTAGCCGATCTTATTGGAAAGACGACATATTCTACTGAGTTCTTTATTAAACCGATCACGTCGCGTGATTTCGAGCTGACTGGCACTATTAAAACCACTCTTCCTGAACAGTGCTCACGTTGCGGTATCGATTTCGCGTTCCCTGTGAATGAGAAATTCCACGAAATCTTGATTCCAAAACAGAGCCAACCTCGTGGTGGTAAGTATTCAAAAGTGAATCATGTTAGTGACTTACCTGACAACGGTCCGGAATCAGTGGAATACGAGGGACAACACTTCGATATGGGTGAATACTTGCATGAAGTGGTCGCTCTTGCCGCGCCTTTTAATCCAGCAGGCCCAGAGAATGAAGATGGCGACTGCTCGATTTGCGAAATTCCTGTGAAAGGACGCAGTTTTAGCTACGACGAGGAAATGCCGGTTGAAAAACCCCAAAACCCGTTTGCGGCTTTAAAGAACATAAAGATCAATTAA
- a CDS encoding ABC transporter substrate-binding protein, with protein sequence MKSFILILASLLSIQTFATTIENSPKKVQLALNWKAEPEFGGFYAAQLEGYFKAQGLDVEIIQGGSGTPTVQMLANKKVDFAIVSADEIILSQDRQSPNGSQNKVKALFAVYQTSPYIIMSHKERGFKNIKDVMMNDGTLSIQAGLPYYQFLVQKFGKPKAKVVPYLGGVANFLQDKNFSQQGFLTTEPLSAEKAGAKVQSFLIADEGFNPYLVVVATREDVLKTQTPLVQKLLKAIAQGWESYLKNPDSTNAYMATLNKSLSLETFKAAAEIQKPLILDKNTKLGAMSEARWAQLSEQLKSLGLIKATPKASELFEALSY encoded by the coding sequence ATGAAATCTTTCATTCTTATTTTAGCGTCCTTGTTAAGCATTCAAACTTTCGCAACAACGATTGAAAATTCACCTAAAAAAGTACAGTTAGCACTGAATTGGAAAGCAGAACCTGAATTCGGGGGCTTTTATGCAGCACAATTGGAAGGTTACTTTAAGGCCCAGGGCTTAGACGTTGAAATCATTCAAGGTGGCTCAGGAACACCGACGGTGCAAATGCTCGCGAACAAGAAAGTCGACTTTGCTATCGTCAGTGCTGATGAAATTATTTTGTCGCAGGATCGCCAATCACCAAACGGATCGCAAAACAAAGTAAAAGCCTTGTTCGCGGTTTATCAAACTTCGCCATATATCATTATGTCACACAAAGAACGTGGTTTTAAAAACATCAAAGACGTGATGATGAACGACGGAACTTTATCCATTCAAGCGGGTCTTCCGTATTATCAATTCTTGGTGCAGAAATTCGGTAAACCTAAAGCGAAAGTCGTTCCTTATCTTGGCGGTGTCGCAAACTTTCTACAGGACAAAAACTTTTCGCAACAAGGTTTCCTGACGACGGAACCTCTATCAGCAGAAAAAGCCGGTGCGAAGGTGCAAAGTTTTTTGATCGCTGATGAAGGCTTTAATCCTTATCTTGTTGTTGTCGCAACTCGTGAAGACGTTTTAAAAACTCAGACTCCCCTTGTGCAAAAACTTTTGAAGGCAATCGCTCAGGGGTGGGAAAGTTATTTAAAAAATCCTGATAGTACGAATGCCTACATGGCGACTCTGAATAAAAGCCTGAGTCTTGAAACCTTCAAAGCGGCGGCAGAAATTCAAAAACCGCTGATTTTGGATAAAAATACCAAACTCGGGGCGATGTCAGAAGCTCGCTGGGCGCAGCTTTCAGAGCAATTGAAGTCCCTAGGACTGATTAAAGCGACACCCAAGGCCTCAGAGCTGTTTGAAGCTTTGTCCTATTAG